A portion of the Algisphaera agarilytica genome contains these proteins:
- a CDS encoding rhodanese-like domain-containing protein yields the protein MAERPLDSQGLPDGYTLQPDWEVTPRAVKTLREAGEDFVLLDVREPREIAAAAVDGAVVVPMGEIPSRLSELEPRAQEKIVVMCHHGVRSMRVAAFLRQQGFQDVKSMAGGIDLWSRDIDAGVPRY from the coding sequence ATGGCCGAGCGCCCCCTCGACAGCCAAGGCCTGCCCGACGGCTACACCCTCCAACCCGATTGGGAAGTGACCCCGCGTGCGGTGAAGACACTGCGTGAGGCGGGCGAAGACTTCGTGCTGCTGGACGTGCGCGAGCCGCGGGAGATCGCGGCGGCGGCGGTCGATGGCGCGGTGGTCGTGCCGATGGGCGAGATCCCCTCGCGGCTGAGCGAGTTGGAACCCCGGGCTCAGGAGAAGATCGTGGTGATGTGCCACCACGGGGTACGCTCGATGCGGGTGGCCGCGTTCCTGCGGCAGCAGGGGTTTCAGGACGTCAAGTCGATGGCGGGGGGGATCGACTTGTGGTCGCGGGATATCGACGCGGGTGTGCCGCGGTATTGA